The following are encoded together in the Paludisphaera mucosa genome:
- a CDS encoding serine/threonine protein kinase — protein MHDAPDSFAPGNRVVAADAATAEAELRDLLHDRLRSCLIVLTSAFLVFLIQGSLAPTRRTLTVGCQVLVGGLLMLMMGYLNAPVRPSVRRLRWMEIVVFGGIAAYTACDLFTAMRLGVLDPDVDVWRVASFFKSDLAYVTALIFTYAIFIPNDWRRALGMIAVMALSPLAATGLLLAVMPEFRSLVGAEPAMTFENLGEHLVLLATAVATSVFGVSTINGYRREVVRQRELNQYRLGRKLGAGGMGEVYLAEHRLLKRPCAMKLIAPKLTGSETSRARFELEVRATARLSHWNTVEVYDYGRTEDGEFYYVMEYLPGLSLQEVVDRHGPMPAGRVIYLLRQVCEALREAHLAGLIHRDLKPPNVFAALRGARYDVAKVLDFGLVKSVGDESSPHLTLEGIVTGSPLYMAPEMILKNRVPDGRVDVYSLGAVAYFLLTGRPPFLGPDAISVMMAHANDLVELMTEHNPDVPFDLEAVVLRCLEKDPGDRYASASDLSRALGGCRDADGWSADRAEAWWMEHEPIAPGTEAAPVEGPRVDVLPSLDVLDFPGVDDPTALSAGPPDPLNTIGEEPEPPSRAG, from the coding sequence GTGCACGATGCGCCCGACAGCTTCGCGCCTGGAAATCGGGTCGTCGCCGCCGACGCGGCGACGGCCGAGGCCGAGCTTCGCGACCTGCTCCACGACCGGCTGCGGTCCTGCCTGATCGTCCTGACCTCGGCCTTCCTGGTCTTCCTGATCCAGGGTTCGCTGGCCCCGACCCGGCGCACCTTGACCGTCGGCTGTCAGGTGCTGGTGGGCGGTCTCCTGATGCTGATGATGGGCTATCTCAACGCCCCCGTCCGGCCTTCGGTCCGCCGGCTGCGATGGATGGAGATCGTGGTCTTCGGGGGGATCGCCGCGTATACGGCCTGCGACCTGTTCACGGCGATGCGGCTGGGCGTGCTCGATCCCGACGTCGACGTCTGGCGGGTCGCGAGCTTCTTCAAGAGCGACCTGGCGTACGTGACGGCGCTGATCTTCACCTACGCGATCTTCATCCCCAACGACTGGCGGCGGGCGCTGGGGATGATCGCGGTGATGGCGCTCTCCCCGCTGGCCGCGACGGGGCTGCTCCTCGCCGTCATGCCCGAGTTCCGCAGCCTCGTGGGCGCCGAGCCGGCGATGACGTTCGAGAACCTCGGCGAGCATCTGGTGCTGCTGGCCACGGCGGTCGCGACGTCGGTGTTCGGGGTCAGCACCATCAACGGCTATCGACGCGAGGTCGTCCGCCAGCGCGAGCTGAACCAGTATCGGCTGGGGCGGAAGCTGGGCGCCGGCGGGATGGGCGAGGTCTATCTCGCCGAGCATCGCCTGCTCAAGCGGCCCTGCGCGATGAAACTCATCGCGCCCAAGCTCACCGGCAGCGAGACCTCCCGCGCCCGGTTCGAGCTCGAGGTCCGCGCGACCGCCCGGCTCTCGCACTGGAACACCGTCGAGGTCTACGACTACGGCCGGACCGAGGACGGCGAGTTCTATTACGTGATGGAATACCTCCCCGGCCTGAGCCTGCAAGAGGTGGTCGACCGCCATGGGCCGATGCCGGCGGGGCGGGTCATCTACCTGCTGCGCCAGGTCTGCGAGGCCCTCCGCGAGGCGCACCTGGCGGGCCTGATCCATCGCGACCTGAAGCCGCCCAACGTCTTCGCGGCCCTGCGGGGGGCCCGCTACGACGTGGCGAAGGTGCTCGATTTCGGCCTGGTGAAATCGGTGGGCGACGAGAGCTCGCCGCACCTGACGCTCGAAGGGATCGTGACCGGGTCGCCCCTCTACATGGCCCCGGAGATGATCCTCAAGAATAGGGTCCCCGACGGCCGGGTGGACGTCTACAGCCTGGGGGCCGTCGCCTACTTCCTGCTCACCGGCCGGCCGCCCTTCCTGGGCCCGGACGCCATCTCGGTCATGATGGCGCACGCCAACGACCTCGTCGAGCTGATGACCGAGCACAACCCGGACGTCCCGTTCGACCTGGAGGCGGTCGTCCTGCGATGCCTGGAGAAGGACCCCGGCGACCGCTACGCGAGCGCGAGCGACCTGTCGCGCGCGCTCGGCGGGTGCCGCGACGCCGACGGCTGGTCGGCCGACCGCGCCGAGGCCTGGTGGATGGAGCATGAGCCGATCGCGCCCGGGACCGAAGCGGCTCCCGTCGAGGGGCCGCGGGTCGACGTCCTCCCCTCGCTCGACGTCCTCGACTTCCCGGGCGTCGACGATCCGACGGCGCTCTCCGCCGGGCCCCCCGACCCGCTCAACACGATCGGCGAGGAGCCGGAGCCGCCGTCCCGGGCGGGATGA
- a CDS encoding Hsp20/alpha crystallin family protein: MEALFGRYLGEGSQAKALNRSGGDPLPLSLWSDEGWFHIEVDLPGVELKDVDVSIHKDVLTIKAQRAVVEERRYAYNGRTFGRFERSLTLPESVDSESVDARLADGVLHLTLRKRPEAHVRKVEIRQD; this comes from the coding sequence ATGGAAGCCCTTTTCGGGCGATACCTGGGGGAAGGTTCCCAGGCGAAGGCTTTGAACCGATCGGGCGGCGATCCCCTGCCCCTCTCGCTCTGGAGCGACGAGGGCTGGTTTCATATCGAGGTCGACCTGCCCGGGGTCGAACTCAAGGACGTGGACGTCTCGATCCACAAGGACGTCCTGACGATCAAGGCCCAGCGCGCGGTGGTCGAGGAGCGGCGCTACGCCTACAACGGCCGGACGTTCGGCCGCTTCGAGCGGTCGCTGACGCTTCCCGAGTCGGTCGACTCCGAATCGGTCGACGCCCGGCTCGCCGACGGTGTCCTTCACCTGACGCTCCGCAAGCGGCCCGAGGCGCACGTCAGGAAGGTCGAAATCCGTCAGGACTGA
- a CDS encoding molybdenum ABC transporter ATP-binding protein, with protein sequence MSVPGPPPILDARVVRRVHAGLTVDVSIRLGDEIGVVFGPSGAGKSTLLRLIAGLSRPDSGRVTLAGQPLFDPLRGVDVPLRRRRVGMIFQDDLLFPHLDVAGNVGFGLRGEPRAGRERRVQEVAALCGIASLLGRPVETLSGGERQRVGLARALAPRPRLLLCDEPVSALDLPGRRTLLDRLRGVQRAEGVPILYVTHSPAEAITLGTHLFLLEAGRLVAQGPPAEVLAASRSAEFLHLEGVRNAFSGCIAEHGERREWTRLALDGGPSLIAAFVDLPPGTRVAVEVAGDEILLASGPIAGLSARNQLGGTVEAIASHGREAEIVVRSGELRWLVSTLDSTPDALGLSPGRDAYLIIKARSVRVERSAT encoded by the coding sequence TTGAGCGTCCCGGGGCCGCCCCCGATCCTGGACGCGCGGGTCGTCCGCCGAGTCCACGCGGGCCTCACCGTCGACGTCTCGATCCGGCTGGGCGACGAGATCGGCGTCGTCTTCGGCCCGTCCGGCGCCGGGAAGTCGACGCTGCTGCGGCTCATCGCCGGCCTGTCCCGACCCGACTCCGGCCGGGTGACGCTCGCGGGCCAGCCGCTGTTCGACCCGCTTCGCGGCGTGGACGTCCCCCTGCGCCGGCGTCGCGTGGGGATGATCTTCCAGGACGACCTGCTGTTCCCCCACCTGGACGTCGCCGGCAACGTCGGCTTCGGCCTACGGGGGGAGCCGCGGGCCGGCCGCGAGCGGCGCGTGCAGGAGGTGGCCGCGCTCTGCGGCATCGCCTCGCTGCTCGGGCGGCCCGTCGAGACGCTGTCGGGGGGCGAACGCCAGCGCGTCGGGCTGGCCCGCGCGCTCGCGCCGCGGCCCCGGCTGCTGCTCTGCGACGAGCCCGTCTCGGCGCTCGACCTTCCCGGCCGGCGGACGCTGCTCGACCGGCTGCGGGGCGTGCAGCGCGCCGAGGGGGTGCCGATCCTCTACGTCACCCACAGCCCGGCCGAGGCGATCACGCTCGGCACCCATTTGTTCCTGCTCGAAGCCGGCCGACTGGTCGCCCAGGGGCCGCCGGCCGAAGTCCTGGCGGCCTCGCGGAGCGCCGAGTTCCTCCACCTTGAGGGCGTGCGCAACGCCTTCTCCGGATGCATCGCCGAGCACGGCGAGCGCCGGGAATGGACGCGGCTGGCGCTCGACGGCGGGCCTTCCCTGATCGCCGCCTTCGTCGACCTGCCGCCCGGGACGCGGGTGGCCGTGGAGGTGGCGGGCGACGAGATCCTCCTGGCCTCGGGGCCGATCGCGGGCCTGAGCGCGCGGAATCAGCTCGGAGGGACGGTGGAGGCGATCGCGTCCCACGGCCGCGAGGCCGAGATCGTGGTCCGCTCGGGAGAGCTTCGGTGGCTGGTCAGCACCCTGGACTCGACGCCGGACGCGCTGGGCCTCTCGCCCGGCCGGGACGCCTACCTGATCATCAAGGCTCGGAGCGTCCGCGTCGAGCGATCGGCCACGTGA
- a CDS encoding spinster family MFS transporter codes for MSSPAPGPADAASPPRRSLPTIGGPYFALAVLFGMNLLNYIDRYSFFAVGVQIKEAFQIDDFWYSILGVAFMVVYTVVSPLMGWLGDRYDRRRLLAGGVALWSFATVGSAFSFDFHHMFFWRSLLGVGEASYGVIAPTLIADLFPVEKRGRAMGVYYLALPLGGALGYALGGWIGDHWGWSRAFLVVGLPGLLFAVAGLLIHDPGRGASEGVRHAGKADRPKMGDYVKLFGIPTYVLNTIGMAAVTFATGAYAVHGANFFQTVRGMSMTKATTSIGILSALAGLLGIALGSGLADYTTRFTRRAYLLLAAVVTAGAVPLGLLAILEKDVAISLGFLFGAMLLLSMVLGPCNTVIANVVPANKRASGYALYIFLIHVFGDISSPVILGWISTQFGRPEVEASWLGRFFSSLGATPVGDENLTVAMLVVAPVLAIGAFFFLLGSRYLPEDQQRVSDAATAGAKNTLTVSYH; via the coding sequence ATGTCGTCCCCTGCACCCGGCCCGGCCGACGCCGCGTCCCCGCCCCGCCGCAGCCTCCCCACGATCGGCGGCCCCTATTTCGCCCTCGCGGTGCTGTTCGGCATGAACCTGCTGAACTACATCGATCGCTACTCGTTCTTCGCGGTCGGCGTGCAGATCAAGGAAGCGTTCCAGATCGACGACTTCTGGTACAGCATCCTGGGCGTCGCCTTCATGGTGGTCTACACGGTCGTCTCGCCGCTCATGGGCTGGCTGGGCGACCGCTACGACCGCAGGCGGCTGCTCGCGGGGGGCGTCGCGTTGTGGAGCTTCGCGACGGTCGGCTCGGCCTTCTCGTTCGACTTCCACCACATGTTCTTCTGGCGCTCGCTGCTCGGCGTCGGCGAGGCCAGTTACGGCGTCATCGCCCCGACCTTGATCGCCGACCTCTTCCCGGTCGAGAAGCGGGGGCGGGCGATGGGGGTCTACTACCTCGCCCTGCCGCTGGGCGGAGCGCTCGGCTACGCCCTCGGCGGATGGATCGGCGACCACTGGGGCTGGTCGCGGGCCTTCCTGGTCGTCGGGCTCCCCGGGCTCCTGTTCGCGGTGGCCGGGCTGCTCATCCACGACCCCGGGCGCGGGGCGTCGGAGGGGGTCCGACACGCGGGCAAGGCGGACCGACCCAAGATGGGGGATTACGTCAAGCTGTTCGGCATCCCGACGTACGTCCTCAACACGATCGGGATGGCGGCCGTGACGTTCGCCACCGGCGCCTACGCCGTCCACGGCGCGAACTTCTTCCAGACCGTGCGCGGGATGTCGATGACCAAGGCGACCACCTCGATCGGCATCCTGTCGGCCCTGGCCGGGCTGCTGGGGATCGCCCTGGGTTCGGGGCTGGCCGACTACACGACGCGATTCACCCGCCGCGCCTACCTCTTGCTGGCGGCCGTCGTGACGGCCGGGGCCGTCCCGCTGGGGCTCCTCGCGATCCTGGAGAAGGACGTCGCGATCTCGCTCGGCTTCCTGTTCGGGGCGATGCTCCTCCTGTCGATGGTCCTGGGTCCCTGCAACACGGTGATCGCCAACGTGGTCCCGGCGAACAAGCGGGCTTCGGGCTACGCCCTGTACATCTTCCTGATCCACGTCTTCGGCGACATCAGCTCGCCGGTGATCCTGGGCTGGATCTCGACGCAATTCGGCCGGCCGGAGGTGGAGGCGTCGTGGCTCGGCCGCTTCTTCAGCTCGCTGGGCGCCACGCCGGTCGGCGACGAGAACCTGACCGTGGCGATGCTCGTCGTCGCGCCGGTCCTGGCCATCGGCGCGTTTTTCTTCCTGCTCGGCTCGCGCTACCTCCCCGAGGACCAGCAACGCGTCAGCGACGCCGCGACGGCCGGCGCGAAGAACACCCTGACGGTGTCCTACCACTGA
- the modB gene encoding molybdate ABC transporter permease subunit encodes MLHDLGPLGLSLKVATTATLLVVFAGLPAAFLLARSRLPGKGLVAGFLALPLVLPPTVLGYLLLQVFGRRAWLGAWLERTLDVVVVFHWSGAVLASAVAAFPLFLLPARGAFEAVDPRLEDAARLLGRTEASVFLAVTLPLAWRGLAAGIALAFARALGDFGATMMVAGDVPGLTQTASLAIYDAVQAGDKGQATWLAVCISSISIAALAFVQRTLPARGGSI; translated from the coding sequence GTGCTCCACGACCTCGGCCCGCTGGGGCTGTCCCTCAAGGTGGCGACGACGGCGACGCTGCTCGTGGTGTTCGCCGGCCTGCCCGCGGCGTTCCTGCTGGCGAGGTCGAGGCTGCCGGGCAAGGGCCTGGTCGCGGGCTTCCTGGCGCTCCCCCTGGTCCTGCCGCCGACCGTCCTGGGGTACTTGCTGCTCCAGGTCTTCGGTCGCCGGGCCTGGCTCGGGGCCTGGCTGGAGCGGACTCTCGACGTCGTCGTGGTCTTCCACTGGTCGGGGGCCGTGCTGGCGTCGGCCGTGGCGGCGTTCCCGCTCTTCCTGCTGCCGGCGCGGGGGGCCTTCGAGGCCGTCGACCCCCGGCTGGAAGACGCGGCGCGGCTGCTCGGCCGTACGGAGGCGTCGGTCTTCCTGGCGGTCACGCTCCCGCTCGCGTGGAGGGGGCTGGCGGCGGGGATCGCGCTGGCGTTCGCCCGGGCGCTCGGCGACTTCGGCGCGACGATGATGGTCGCCGGCGACGTCCCGGGCCTGACCCAGACCGCCTCGCTGGCCATCTACGACGCCGTCCAGGCGGGCGACAAGGGGCAGGCCACCTGGCTGGCCGTGTGCATCTCGTCGATCTCGATCGCGGCGCTGGCCTTCGTGCAGCGGACGCTCCCCGCCCGGGGAGGCTCGATTTGA
- a CDS encoding WD40 repeat domain-containing protein, translated as MQRERERDDESQDPCEEPDGGRSQRRTVRLSLFTWERLGALVAVLALGLAFVEDEAVTAGKDGFTLGGHLGLIETLRFSPDGKTLLSSGWDRTVRVWDVRDPLAGGFGQEQARLSIVGEIYAAEFSPDGRTVAVAGLDGLTIWDWQDDGADPRTVEAVGANRSLTFSPDGKTLVLGGFDHQVRLVDVQSGSVKATLGGHLDVVRKLAFTPDARRLISLSYDGRLKTWDLGDQVREVRFFHDLDDAARPILTFALNPVGDLLALSRLNVPSSDQIEIWDAVGGRAKTMCEAAERESHALAFSQDGGVLASCGSDLRIHFWNPKSGKTAGVLEGATGWVRTLDFSADGRWLALSSVPDQVLLKRISLPAGMPVHPATAVAPPRPSQRPHAV; from the coding sequence ATGCAACGCGAGAGGGAACGAGACGACGAGTCGCAGGATCCTTGCGAGGAGCCCGACGGCGGACGTTCGCAGCGTCGGACGGTCCGGCTCTCCCTGTTCACATGGGAACGGCTCGGCGCGTTGGTGGCGGTGCTGGCGCTGGGGCTGGCGTTCGTGGAGGACGAAGCGGTTACGGCCGGAAAGGACGGATTCACCCTCGGCGGCCATCTCGGCCTGATCGAGACGCTCCGGTTCTCGCCCGACGGCAAGACCCTGTTGAGCTCGGGCTGGGATCGGACCGTGCGGGTCTGGGACGTACGCGACCCCCTCGCGGGCGGATTCGGCCAGGAACAGGCGCGATTGTCGATCGTCGGCGAGATCTACGCGGCCGAGTTCTCCCCCGACGGCCGGACCGTCGCCGTCGCGGGCCTCGACGGCCTGACCATCTGGGACTGGCAAGACGACGGTGCCGACCCTCGGACCGTGGAAGCGGTGGGGGCCAATCGGTCCCTGACGTTCTCGCCCGACGGCAAGACCCTGGTCCTGGGCGGATTCGACCATCAGGTCCGCCTCGTCGACGTGCAATCGGGGAGCGTGAAGGCGACGCTCGGCGGCCACCTGGACGTCGTGCGAAAACTCGCCTTCACGCCCGACGCCCGCCGCCTGATCTCGCTGAGCTATGACGGCCGACTCAAGACGTGGGACCTCGGCGACCAGGTCCGCGAGGTCAGATTTTTCCACGACCTCGACGACGCCGCCCGCCCGATCCTGACGTTCGCGCTGAACCCGGTGGGGGACCTGCTCGCCCTCAGTCGGCTCAACGTGCCGTCGTCGGATCAGATCGAGATCTGGGACGCGGTCGGGGGGCGAGCGAAGACGATGTGCGAGGCGGCGGAGCGCGAATCGCACGCGTTGGCCTTCTCGCAGGACGGCGGCGTCCTCGCCTCGTGCGGCTCGGACCTCCGCATCCATTTCTGGAACCCGAAGAGCGGCAAGACCGCCGGGGTCCTGGAAGGGGCGACGGGCTGGGTGAGGACGCTCGACTTCTCGGCCGATGGCCGATGGCTCGCCCTGTCGAGCGTCCCGGATCAGGTCCTCTTGAAGCGGATCAGCCTCCCCGCCGGGATGCCGGTCCATCCCGCGACGGCCGTCGCCCCGCCCAGGCCTTCGCAGCGGCCCCACGCCGTCTGA
- a CDS encoding serine/threonine-protein kinase: MDFADSGGLDQDGVERVDGEIARFEQAAAANRELVLRLYWAERLRDGPPLSVVERSACLAGLVKADLRRRFDLGEAPAVWEYLEEIPQLREADARMLSLVYEEFCLREEHGDAPDVESFCDRYPAWKDSLISQLGYHRILSKAAGLVPPKPKFPEVGERFEEFSLLALIGKGGYSRVYLSSDRSLGGKRVVLKISGDRGQEAETQGALDHPHIVPVNSVVYQPDRGLRGLSMPYRPGLPLDDVIRRVRRLEPRPSSARTLWDALVEGIEGGDAVLDEEFAAALRAGPTSDGWRGFPLRGTFAQGAAWIALVVARALAYAHDRRTYHRDVKPGNVLLTIQHGPQLLDFNLAQSPHAPREAQSAIQGGTLPYMAPEQIEAFLNPERWGSVGASADIYSLGLMLRELLTGQALDVPDSKLPPARALRELLDRRLVLPADVRGHDARTPHALEAIVRKCLRHDPADRYASGKDLAEDLERFLQRRPMVHNANPSRSERVRDWGVRNRRVLAANAFYLLVLALLSPLVIRQVTAMLQPEAKRRPEFHNAVQMVDSGRYPEAIALLTNLVEEDPAAPLYRFYLGFAHSEIDSRPQTAAEIYYSDAMKQPGAEAELLDWAKGNEQLAKHLRRLGQHFLNETTSNKNRGTEAGEAAFQRAMELSVHAFSTAVTLDPSSRETIYGLATTEEFKKNYDVAHGLLTKMLEKAQPSTDPAHANDPTRWRLQRSRVAVMLAKSLAGSPDSKSMEQSASWADKALGDLDVCQSSTPTFLKPLYYGLRTEVVLTLGEFHLRDGAADLLAADCSDAKAAMDAWFLLTRSNGDEIPKDVEDRYRRRLRILQDAAESGPRRVRTSAGRE, from the coding sequence ATCCGCCTGCCTGGCCGGCCTGGTCAAGGCCGACCTGCGGCGCCGCTTCGACCTCGGCGAGGCCCCGGCCGTGTGGGAATATCTCGAAGAGATCCCCCAGCTCCGCGAGGCCGACGCCCGGATGCTGAGCCTCGTCTACGAGGAATTCTGCCTCCGCGAGGAGCACGGCGACGCGCCCGACGTCGAGTCGTTCTGCGACCGCTACCCGGCGTGGAAGGATTCGTTGATCTCGCAGCTCGGCTATCACCGGATCCTGAGCAAGGCGGCGGGGCTGGTGCCGCCCAAGCCCAAGTTCCCGGAAGTGGGCGAGCGTTTCGAGGAGTTCTCGCTCCTGGCCCTGATCGGCAAGGGGGGCTACTCGCGAGTCTACCTCTCCAGCGACCGCTCGCTGGGGGGTAAGCGCGTGGTGCTGAAGATCTCGGGCGACCGCGGCCAGGAAGCCGAGACCCAGGGGGCGCTCGACCATCCCCACATCGTCCCCGTCAATTCGGTGGTCTACCAGCCCGACCGCGGCCTCCGGGGCCTCTCGATGCCCTACCGTCCCGGCCTCCCGCTCGACGACGTGATCCGCCGCGTCCGCCGGCTCGAGCCCCGGCCCTCGTCGGCCCGCACGCTCTGGGACGCCCTCGTGGAGGGAATCGAGGGGGGCGACGCCGTGCTGGACGAGGAATTCGCCGCCGCCCTGCGGGCGGGCCCCACGAGCGACGGCTGGCGCGGCTTCCCCCTGCGCGGCACGTTCGCCCAGGGGGCGGCCTGGATCGCGCTGGTCGTCGCACGGGCCCTCGCCTACGCCCACGACCGCCGCACCTACCACCGCGACGTGAAACCCGGCAACGTCCTGCTCACCATCCAGCACGGGCCGCAGCTGCTGGACTTCAACCTCGCCCAGTCGCCCCACGCCCCTCGCGAGGCCCAATCGGCGATCCAGGGGGGCACTCTCCCTTACATGGCGCCCGAGCAGATCGAGGCCTTCCTCAACCCCGAGCGCTGGGGAAGCGTCGGCGCCTCGGCCGACATCTACTCGCTGGGCTTGATGCTCCGCGAGCTGCTCACCGGCCAGGCCCTCGACGTCCCCGATTCGAAGCTGCCGCCGGCCCGGGCGCTTCGAGAGCTGCTGGACCGCCGCCTGGTCCTCCCCGCGGACGTGCGCGGCCACGACGCCCGGACGCCCCACGCCCTGGAGGCGATCGTCCGGAAGTGCCTGCGCCACGACCCCGCGGATCGCTACGCGAGCGGAAAAGACCTCGCCGAGGACCTGGAGCGATTCCTCCAGCGGCGACCGATGGTCCACAACGCCAACCCCTCGCGATCCGAGCGGGTGCGCGACTGGGGCGTCCGCAACCGCCGCGTGCTCGCGGCCAACGCCTTCTACCTCCTGGTCCTCGCCCTGCTCTCCCCGCTCGTGATCCGCCAGGTCACCGCGATGCTCCAGCCCGAGGCGAAGCGTCGGCCGGAGTTCCACAATGCGGTCCAGATGGTGGATTCCGGCCGGTACCCCGAGGCGATCGCCCTGCTCACGAATCTCGTCGAGGAAGATCCTGCGGCCCCGCTCTACCGGTTCTACCTGGGCTTCGCGCACTCCGAGATCGACAGCCGCCCCCAGACGGCCGCGGAGATCTACTACTCCGACGCGATGAAGCAGCCCGGCGCCGAGGCCGAGCTGCTCGACTGGGCCAAGGGGAATGAGCAACTCGCCAAGCACCTTCGCCGCCTGGGACAGCACTTCCTCAACGAGACGACCTCGAACAAAAATCGGGGGACCGAGGCGGGCGAGGCCGCGTTCCAGCGGGCGATGGAGCTGTCCGTCCACGCGTTCTCCACCGCCGTGACCCTCGACCCGTCGTCGCGCGAGACGATCTACGGCCTGGCGACGACCGAGGAGTTCAAGAAGAATTACGACGTCGCGCACGGGTTGCTGACGAAGATGCTGGAGAAGGCGCAACCGTCGACCGACCCCGCCCACGCGAACGACCCCACGAGATGGCGTCTCCAACGCTCGCGCGTCGCCGTCATGCTGGCCAAGAGCCTGGCGGGATCCCCCGATTCGAAGTCCATGGAACAGTCCGCCTCCTGGGCCGACAAGGCGCTCGGCGACCTGGACGTCTGCCAGTCGTCGACGCCGACGTTCCTGAAACCGCTCTATTACGGCCTGCGCACCGAGGTCGTTCTGACGCTCGGGGAGTTCCACCTGCGGGATGGGGCCGCCGACCTCCTTGCGGCCGATTGCAGCGACGCCAAGGCGGCGATGGATGCCTGGTTCTTGCTGACCCGGTCGAACGGCGACGAGATCCCCAAGGATGTCGAGGACCGCTATCGGCGGCGACTCCGCATCCTCCAGGACGCCGCGGAGAGCGGCCCGCGCCGGGTCCGGACCTCCGCCGGCCGGGAGTAG
- the xerD gene encoding site-specific tyrosine recombinase XerD — MKPPYRPGRSQDPVGPFLHYLMAECGVSPHTLAAYRSDLMRFLGWRRDHAQGPVADLDVATLRGYVDLLVTSGLAPSSVARHLASLSTFFRYLVLEGKLTDNVAKLLTAPAVWDRLPVVLGPAAVDRLLSSPAADTRLGRRDRAALETLYATGCRASEVVGLRPGDLDLEGGLARCIGKGNKERWVPMGSRAREALVTYLRTDRPALTARHPDTATVFVTRAGRPLSRVGLWRIVKQHAAAAGLQGDVSPHTLRHSFATHLLAGGADLRAVQEMLGHASIATTQIYTRVELSRLRQVHARFHPRSAPEAASS; from the coding sequence GTGAAACCCCCGTATCGCCCGGGACGGAGCCAGGATCCGGTCGGCCCCTTCCTGCATTACCTGATGGCCGAATGCGGCGTATCGCCCCACACGCTGGCCGCCTACCGGTCGGACCTGATGCGATTCCTCGGCTGGCGCCGGGATCACGCCCAGGGGCCGGTCGCCGACCTCGACGTCGCGACCTTGCGGGGCTACGTCGACCTGCTGGTGACGTCGGGCCTGGCCCCCAGCAGCGTGGCCCGCCACCTGGCGAGCCTCTCCACGTTCTTCCGCTACCTGGTGCTGGAAGGGAAGCTCACGGACAACGTCGCCAAGCTGCTGACCGCCCCGGCGGTCTGGGACCGGCTGCCCGTGGTGCTGGGGCCCGCGGCCGTCGACCGGCTGCTGTCGTCCCCCGCCGCGGACACCCGCCTGGGGCGACGCGATCGGGCGGCGCTGGAGACGCTCTACGCCACGGGCTGCCGCGCCTCGGAAGTCGTCGGCCTCCGACCCGGCGACCTCGACCTGGAAGGCGGGCTGGCGCGGTGCATCGGCAAGGGGAACAAGGAGCGCTGGGTGCCCATGGGCTCGCGGGCCCGCGAGGCCCTCGTCACCTACCTCAGGACCGACCGGCCGGCGCTCACGGCGCGTCATCCCGACACCGCCACCGTCTTCGTGACGCGGGCCGGCCGGCCGCTCTCGCGGGTCGGCCTCTGGCGGATCGTCAAGCAGCATGCGGCGGCGGCAGGGCTGCAGGGGGACGTCAGCCCCCACACCTTGCGGCACAGCTTCGCGACCCACCTGCTGGCCGGCGGCGCCGACCTTCGCGCCGTGCAGGAGATGCTCGGGCACGCCTCGATCGCGACCACGCAGATCTACACCCGCGTCGAGCTGAGCCGGCTCCGCCAGGTGCACGCCCGGTTCCATCCCCGATCCGCGCCCGAGGCCGCCTCCTCCTGA
- the modA gene encoding molybdate ABC transporter substrate-binding protein, with amino-acid sequence MSPGSHRTGLRIVPLIAFLIVGIGCSGTRPGPAAVEPLRIAAAADLQKALPRLLETYGDRDGPVAPPTFGASGDLAEQIRGGAPFDVFLSADVLLPKALEGEEHVENGSVDFYARGALVLLVHASAAAEVGSLADLAKPVVRKIAIANPQVAPYGKAAREALEKAGLWDALGPKIVPAGSVSQALLHVEEGNADAALVSRSLAAGAASKQIEIDPALYSPRIQALGVVARSRQKARAHRFVDFLLGPEAQRVLGEHGFTPPKS; translated from the coding sequence ATGAGCCCCGGATCGCATCGCACCGGCCTTCGAATCGTCCCGTTGATCGCGTTTCTGATCGTCGGGATCGGCTGTTCGGGGACGCGCCCGGGACCCGCCGCCGTCGAGCCGCTGCGGATCGCGGCGGCGGCCGACCTCCAGAAGGCCCTGCCGAGGCTGCTTGAGACGTATGGAGATCGGGACGGCCCGGTCGCGCCGCCGACCTTCGGCGCGTCGGGCGACCTGGCCGAGCAGATCCGGGGCGGCGCCCCGTTCGACGTCTTCCTCTCCGCCGACGTGCTTTTGCCGAAAGCCCTCGAAGGCGAGGAGCACGTCGAGAACGGCTCGGTGGACTTCTACGCCCGGGGCGCGCTGGTGCTGCTCGTCCACGCCTCGGCCGCCGCCGAGGTGGGGTCGCTCGCCGACCTGGCGAAGCCGGTCGTCCGCAAGATCGCGATCGCCAACCCCCAGGTCGCGCCTTATGGCAAGGCGGCGCGGGAGGCCCTCGAAAAGGCCGGGCTGTGGGACGCCCTGGGCCCGAAGATCGTCCCCGCGGGCTCGGTCTCGCAGGCGCTGCTGCACGTCGAGGAGGGGAACGCCGACGCGGCCCTGGTGAGCCGATCGCTCGCCGCGGGCGCGGCGTCGAAGCAGATCGAGATCGATCCGGCGCTTTACTCGCCGCGGATCCAGGCCCTGGGCGTCGTCGCCCGCTCCCGTCAGAAGGCGCGGGCGCATCGATTCGTCGACTTCCTGCTGGGTCCGGAGGCGCAGCGCGTGCTGGGCGAGCACGGATTCACCCCGCCGAAATCCTGA